The Candidatus Mycolicibacterium alkanivorans genome contains a region encoding:
- a CDS encoding UDP-N-acetylmuramate dehydrogenase, giving the protein MGSGGHVDFGGAAIAEGVPLASLTTLRVGPVAPRVITCTTADQIVATLRALDRESAEDILVLAGGSNVVIADDLAGLTVVRLANPAITVDGGLLRAEAGAVWDDVVVAAVENGLGGLECLSGIPGTAGATPVQNVGAYGVEVADTLTRVRLLHRRTGQVRWAAAQELGFGYRHSVLKNSTDAVVLEVEFTLDPSGRSAPLRYAELAAALEVAAGERCDPADVRTAVLGLRARKGMVLDAADHDTWSVGSFFTNPVVPAEQYEALQARHDGPVPQYPAPDGVKLAAGWLVEHAGFGKGYPGPDAVCRLSTKHALALTNRGRASTADVLALARTVRDGVRDVFGITLLPEPVLVGCVL; this is encoded by the coding sequence GTGGGCAGCGGCGGGCACGTGGATTTCGGCGGCGCGGCGATCGCCGAGGGTGTGCCGCTGGCGTCGCTGACCACGCTGCGTGTCGGCCCCGTCGCCCCCCGCGTCATCACCTGCACCACCGCCGACCAGATCGTGGCGACCCTGCGCGCCCTCGACCGGGAGTCCGCCGAAGACATCCTGGTGCTGGCCGGCGGCTCCAACGTCGTGATCGCCGACGACCTGGCCGGGCTGACTGTCGTGCGGCTGGCCAACCCGGCGATCACGGTGGACGGTGGCCTGCTGCGCGCCGAGGCCGGGGCGGTGTGGGACGACGTCGTGGTGGCCGCCGTCGAGAACGGACTGGGCGGACTGGAGTGCCTGTCCGGCATCCCCGGCACGGCCGGGGCGACGCCGGTGCAGAACGTCGGCGCCTACGGGGTCGAGGTGGCCGACACCCTGACCCGGGTCCGGCTGCTGCACCGCCGCACCGGCCAGGTCCGCTGGGCGGCGGCGCAGGAACTCGGGTTCGGCTACCGCCACAGTGTGCTGAAGAATTCCACGGACGCGGTGGTGCTCGAGGTGGAGTTCACCCTCGACCCGTCCGGACGGTCGGCGCCGCTGCGCTACGCCGAGCTCGCCGCCGCGCTCGAGGTGGCGGCGGGGGAGCGCTGCGACCCGGCCGACGTCCGCACGGCCGTATTGGGCCTGCGCGCCCGCAAGGGCATGGTGCTCGACGCCGCCGACCACGACACCTGGAGCGTCGGCTCGTTCTTCACCAATCCGGTGGTGCCCGCCGAACAGTACGAGGCGCTGCAGGCCCGCCACGACGGTCCGGTCCCGCAATACCCGGCCCCCGACGGGGTGAAGCTGGCGGCGGGCTGGCTGGTGGAGCACGCCGGGTTCGGCAAGGGCTATCCGGGGCCCGACGCCGTCTGCCGGCTGTCGACCAAGCATGCGCTGGCGCTGACCAACCGGGGACGGGCCAGCACCGCCGATGTGCTCGCCCTGGCACGAACCGTGCGCGACGGCGTGCGCGACGTGTTCGGCATCACCCTGCTACCTGAACCTGTGCTGGTCGGCTGCGTGCTGTAG
- a CDS encoding DUF2505 domain-containing protein gives MPRSFDMAADYEGSVEQVHEALRDEQYWLARLADSGADDASLDSIRLDDDGGVAVTTTQILRADRLPGIVTQFHRGDLEIQRMECWTGLVDGKAKATVAGAVSRAPVSLSGDAQLGPSDAHTRLAFRATVEVRIPLVGGKVENFIGNQLVELLIAEQRFTTMWIAENR, from the coding sequence ATGCCGCGTTCGTTCGACATGGCCGCCGACTACGAGGGCAGCGTCGAACAGGTCCATGAGGCATTGCGCGACGAGCAGTACTGGCTGGCCCGGCTGGCCGACTCCGGTGCCGACGACGCCAGCCTGGACTCGATCCGGCTCGACGACGACGGCGGCGTCGCCGTCACGACGACCCAGATCCTGAGGGCCGACCGGCTGCCCGGGATCGTCACCCAGTTCCATCGCGGCGATCTGGAGATCCAGCGGATGGAGTGCTGGACCGGGCTGGTCGACGGTAAAGCCAAGGCGACCGTCGCCGGCGCGGTCTCCCGCGCGCCAGTCTCACTGAGCGGCGACGCGCAGCTCGGCCCCTCAGACGCTCACACCCGCTTGGCTTTTCGCGCCACCGTCGAGGTGCGCATCCCGTTGGTCGGCGGCAAGGTGGAGAACTTCATCGGAAACCAGCTGGTGGAGCTGCTCATCGCCGAGCAGCGCTTCACCACCATGTGGATCGCCGAGAACCGCTGA
- a CDS encoding DUF2505 domain-containing protein: MSRHMDYVITLNKPAVDLYESFTSREYWEYLVAEHGRLYESTLTRFSHDADGTDIVFSHTLSSNDLPPVAAAVVPLNITVTREQHFDLFDSASNSARGHYQARVPAPMDVGGTYVLSESAAGSALHLNSVCTVKVPLVGGKIEQWVLGGLRGLFDAERDFTRDWIASHY, encoded by the coding sequence ATGTCCCGCCACATGGACTACGTCATCACGCTGAACAAGCCCGCCGTCGACCTCTATGAGAGCTTCACCAGCCGCGAGTACTGGGAATATCTGGTCGCCGAGCACGGCCGCCTCTACGAGTCGACGCTGACCCGCTTCAGCCACGACGCCGATGGCACCGACATCGTGTTCAGCCACACCCTGTCCAGCAACGACCTGCCGCCGGTCGCGGCCGCCGTCGTGCCATTGAACATCACCGTGACCCGCGAGCAGCACTTCGACTTGTTCGACTCGGCCAGCAACTCCGCACGCGGGCACTACCAGGCTCGGGTACCTGCGCCGATGGACGTCGGCGGAACCTACGTGCTCTCCGAGTCGGCCGCCGGAAGCGCGCTACACCTCAACAGCGTCTGCACGGTGAAAGTGCCGCTGGTGGGCGGCAAGATCGAGCAGTGGGTGCTCGGCGGGTTGCGCGGATTGTTCGACGCCGAGCGCGATTTCACCCGGGACTGGATCGCCAGCCATTACTAG